tatttatttttatatatataaatatatctgggCCGTGTCCGTTACAAATTGATGGTTGTTATTTTAGGAACTGCCTCTCtaacaaacatttttaatgtagAGCTGTTTATGAAGTTAACACTGGATCTGGAGACAACCATTCCCATTTTCCCAGTGCCATAACATCCCCTGCTTTCTAGAGCTGATCTTTGCATAATTAATTTATTGCTGTGTTGCATTAATTCTTTATTTGCAGATTTAAAGCCTGTGGTGTTAAACTATGGCTTTGCATCACCTGAATTCTTAATTTTGAAGCCCccatcccattttttttcttgcatctgTTGTACTGAAGCTGTGAATATATAGAAATTTATATAAATGGTAACAGAATCCCTCTGTGCAATAACCTGCCTTGGCTCCTCTGCAGTGCCCTGGTTGTAATTTGTGGTTATTTTTCAGCCTTATTCTGTTCAGTGGTTCCTAAAATATGGGCTCTGAACACTCTTTCTGTCACCTATTAACACATTGCAAATTTGCTGCTTTCTAATATTCTTTTAatacttttaatgtttttttataaggaagaaaacaggagTCTTTTAATGTAGAAAAAACTTGGATGAAGAGTTAAGGGAAGTGGCCTCGGTTTAGCCAGGTCTGTgctagagagaaaaaaagggagagagttTGTGGTAGTTGCCAATTTTGTGTGAAGTACCTGAAGTACTAACACATTCCTGTTACTGTGTCTTGCCCAAAATAAAGATGATTCTGTAGCCTTGTTTTTAAGGTAATGGTTTAGTGAGGGCCCTTGTTTTCCCTCAGAGCAATATTCCATCGCCATCTCATTCTTATTTTAGTAGCTTTTCCATCAAAATGCAAAGTTGGGAAACTGCAGGAGCCGCTGTTTGCTAATGACTGTTGCCTTAATGAGTGTGTTAATGATCTTTCTCCCCCTGATGATCCTGGGAAGTTGGTGCTGGTGTTGGGAGATCTCCACATTCCCCACAGATGCAACAGCCTCCCAGCCAAGTTCAAAaagctgctggttcctgggaagATCCAACACATCCTGTGCACGGGGAACCTCTGCACCAAGGACACCTATGACTACCTCAAAACCCTGGCTGGGGATGTCCACGTGGTCCGAGGGGACTTTGATGAGGTACTTTGACCTCCCTTGGGAATGACGGGGTTTGTGCGTCTTTTAAAGGCAACATGTGGGTTCATCCAACTAAAAGTGGTGATGAAATGAGGTCAGAAACTCTCCCCTTCTCTTCCTTGTTGTTGTTCTTAATGATAAATCTTTGAATATAGATATAAATTTTTAGATATGAGTGTGTCCATCTAATacttggtttttattttcagaaccTGAATTACCCCGAGCAGAAGGTGGTGACTGTGGGACAGTTCAAGATCGGGCTGATCCACGGCCACCAGGTCATTCCCTGGGGTGACATGGCCAGCTTGGCCCTGCTCCAGAGGCAGTTTGATGTGGACATCCTCATTTCAGGGCACACACACAAATTCGAGGCATTTGAACATGAAAACAAATTCTATATCAACCCTGGATCAGCTACAGGAGCCTACCATGCCTTAGAGAAGTGAGTGTGGCAAAACtctgggagggttttttgggAACAAAACTGAGCTACAAACTCACAGTGAGGGttaatgtttgtgttttaaatgtCAGGGTGAAGAAGGGTTGATACTTGTACTTCCTAAATCTCCTTGACTGAACAGATGAGAGTAAAATACAGCCTCAGATCTGATGTTCTGTGCTTTCAGAATTAATACCCATTTTTCTTTAAGTGATTTCTGCTGAGTAGTGGTAAAAGCACTGCTGAAGAGATTATAGACACAATTAATATgaatttttccctctctttccagCAACATCATTCCCTCATTTGTGCTGATGGATATCCAGGCTTCTACAGTAGTGACATATGTCTATCAACTAATTGGAGATGACGTGAAAGTAGAAAGAATTGAGTACAAAAAGTCTTAAAAAGGCTTTTGCTTGTCTGGTATTTTTACCATCTCATTCTGAACTGCAAGTTCCAATACTTGATTGCTAGTTTACAGCCCTGCACCTATTGCTAACAGCTCAACAATGTAATGAATTTAACCAAcattgtgtttgcttttctctgtatGAATGGATTTGTAAAATATTCCATTAAAATAACTGTCCAAATACTGTTCCTTAATGTTGTAATAAACTCCACTTCATAGAAAAACTGAGCTCTATGCAGTGTTGTTGGGGGAAGTTGCAGCAGTTGTGGTTGGCTGGGAAATGCCTGGTGCTGTGGTCCAGCTTCCAAGGGATACTGGAGCAAAGGGATTGAGGGCTCTGGGGCCAGGCTGTGTTTGCTTCAGAATCCAgtttacatttcattttctcaATTTAACATTCTCAGTTTAAGTTAAAGGAATAAAATGGCTTGATAGATTCTGAAAGTGTTACAATTGCCTCATAATTTCACTGTAGAAAGTTTGACTCTTAAATGAATAATCTCATTAAATCTAGAGCCAGTGAAGAGAGGCTTTCCTTTATTTGTGGCTCCCACCTGACACTACCTGTGTGTGCACTTTGCTCCATGTCCAGAGGCTTTCAATAATGTAATTCCATGggacacaggagctgctgctgcagggaagtGTTGGTTGTTCAAGACAAGTGGAACTTTGGGCTCTTCTGTTGCAGTGACTGCAGGGAACTGAAGGTATTTAACAGCTCCCATTTCCCACAACTGCTGTAACTTCCCAACAAAACCAGTTTGATCTTTGTTTTCTACAGCAGAACATTTAGATGTTGGcctttgcttttccagcaggTAGAATGGAAATTCTGCACAGAACCCTTATTTCTGTGTCATGAGCTAACTAAATAACTTCTTTCTATTCAAAATAAACCTGCTTTTCCCTGGACACAGACCAGGCATTTCAGGCTGGTGTCTCAGGAGCCTCTAACTGGCACTTCATGCAGTGAGGCTCATTCCTGTTGCTTTATCCTGCTGCAGACAGAGCAAACCTGGAAAGAAAACCTTGGCACACATTATTTAAGGGAGGTGAGTGACTGGAATTCAATTTACTGACAAACTCATCATTAAAAAAGGTTTACAGAATGCTGTAAGGCCAAAATTGATACAGAAGTTTATTTCTGCTCATTATAGTTAAACTTACAGTTTATCTACAAAGTATTTTACATGAACTACACCCCTGACAGTTTTATAAGAGAGTTTATCCCAATGTGCAAGGTTATGTTGTGGGGAATGAATTCAGAGTGATCCTGACAGCAGGAAAGTGGAGAAATACAGAAGTAAAGGAAATAAACTTTCATCCTTCCTAAAATTAAAGTGCTGAATATGACCAGGATGGAGGAGAAACAGCCTagaacagctgaaaaaatgTGGAAAGGCCATGGAAGCTTTTGGTAAAAGCTTTGAGTTTTTAGTCTGATGTTCTTTTGAGTGCTGTGAGTGCACAGATCTCCTCTTgccaggagagggagggaagaaaaggataAATCAAGACCTTATCAAGGACTGTTCCAGGCCTCCTCTGATCCATTCAGGTACatctggaagggaaaagaacaaTATTAACAGGGCTTAGGAAGAGCTGTGGAAGTACGTGGAAGTGTGATGCTCAGCATGGCACAGACTTGGGTCAGGTAAAATGAATTATTTGAATTGATGGAGATTTTATTACATACAATATATTTTGCTAAAATCAGTCAgctaaaaagaatttttatgaAATGCTGAGTGAaattctttaggaaaaaaaaaggagaaagtacTGCCTGAGGTACAGAAGTGGCTTCTTTTACCTTCAGAAGATCAGATGGTGGGGTgtctgccagggcagggtttCCACATTTCTTTTGATACTCTTGAATCAGGGCTGTTGCTTCATCAAGGCTGTAAAGGGCAAAAGGTTCTCAACTTTGTCCAGTTAAGCTCTCTCAAAAGCTTAACTTAAATTTACATAATACACACTGgagtagaaaaataaagcatggTTCCCTGGTTTGGAAGTCAGATGGCTCCTGTCCTCCCCCAGTAGAGGAAAACAAGCCCTGATGAGCCTGGCCTTTAATAAAACCAATATATATTAGAATTTCAGTGTTTATTGGTTCCTGTCCCAGTGTGACTGGGGGATAAGTGGGGACCAAGTGACTTGCAGTGCTGAGTATTTGGGCTCTGACATGAGTGTTCCCAGGTGAGCAGAGGAGCCCAGGTGCTGTGAGACCCATCCCAGGCCCTTTGTGTTATTTAACTGAGCACAAGAGGTACTTTAACTCTTGAAACCTGGTGGCAAAAGCACTAATTCCCAAGTCTTGAGTAGGGGCAGctcatttgtttttcctgagtgttcctgttgctgtgactctgatgctgctgagctgggttCACCTCAAGGTAAGGGCAGTGTTTGCTTTTTCACttggtttttttacttctgtttgaGCTGCATTTGATCTGCTGCCAGTCCAGGCTCAACAATCTGTTACTTGGTTTTGAATGACTGTAAAACTCTATCTTAAATCTGCAAAGTAGTGAGATgacatttgtatttatttaaattagcaAGACTAGTCCTTAGATAGTAAGTACTAGAAAACCTCTGTGGCTTGAaatagatgaaaataaaataaaggagagATTCAGTTGCTGTAGTTACCAGTAATGCAGCACCTGTTCTACCTTTTATTAACTTACCTGTTCTTTTTGGCAAAATAATCCACCAGCTCCTTAATTCTGTGAGTGTTTGTCAGGTGTTGCTTCAACAGTGGATAATACTTGGTTTTCAAGAATTTTTCATAGAGCTTCTTATTTATGATGCTGTCCAAAACCAAAGACCTGATCTGTAGATTTAAGTTTtagtaatgaaaaatattaatattttaaatgtaagaaATTGTATTTCTGAATGACAAGAGCTCAGAGTTTTCCTATTTGGCTCTATTAcatggttttgtggttttttactttttttttaagtgctgtgAAATGGCAGGTTTTATAAGACTAATTTCAGATTCAGAGAGGGGATGAGTGCACTTTCATAAGCCCTTTGGCCTTTTagcttcaaatatttatttagaaaaataaggTGGTGCTGCTGCAACCCCTTCTGCCCTACAAA
The DNA window shown above is from Pseudopipra pipra isolate bDixPip1 unplaced genomic scaffold, bDixPip1.hap1 HAP1_SCAFFOLD_344, whole genome shotgun sequence and carries:
- the LOC135408348 gene encoding vacuolar protein sorting-associated protein 29-like, yielding PLFSLRAIFHRHLILILVAFPSKCKVGKLQEPLFANDCCLNECVNDLSPPDDPGKLVLVLGDLHIPHRCNSLPAKFKKLLVPGKIQHILCTGNLCTKDTYDYLKTLAGDVHVVRGDFDENLNYPEQKVVTVGQFKIGLIHGHQVIPWGDMASLALLQRQFDVDILISGHTHKFEAFEHENKFYINPGSATGAYHALENNIIPSFVLMDIQASTVVTYVYQLIGDDVKVERIEYKKS